AGACGGGCGAACATCTTCGAGTGCCGGCACTCGTCCTCGATCTCGGTCAGGGCGTAGCGCACGTGCGCGCTGGTGACCGCCTTGTCGTAGACGTGCCGCACGAGCAGCTGCATCAGGATCAGCTCGAACCAGATGCCGAGGGAGGCGAGCGCGGCGGCCTCGTGCCGGGAGAGCAGGATCCGCTGCTCCTCGCTCATCCGCTTCCACAGCGGGGTGTCGTACAGCGAGACCAGCTCCGGCGGCCAGAACCACTTGCCCTCCTCGAAGGGCGCCTCCCAGTCCAGCTCCTTGTCCGGGTCGAAGGAGTGCTTGGCGGAAGAGTCGAGCAGCCGCTCGGCCACCTGCTCCCGGTCCTTGAGCAGGCCGAGCGCGTCGCGCAGTCCGGCGAGCGCCTCGGCTTCCGTCACGGTCGTCATGGCTGTCCACCTCGTCGTACGGGAATGCGGCTGGACCGACTGGTTACCCGGCAGTCAGTTCCTTCGCCTCTTATGAGACTGCGTGTCAGCAAGCCCGTCAATCCCTCGCGCACGACGTGTCGGCCCGGTGCCTACGACTCCGGCGCCGCCGGTGTCCGCAGCACCGCCTCCATCACCGCCTTCGCGATCGGCGCCGCCGTACCGCCGCCGCTGATGTCACCGCGCCGCGCCGAGGCGTCCTCCACCACCACGGCCACCGCCACCCGCGGATCCAGGTCCTCCGCGCCCTGCGCCCAGGAGACGAACCAGGCGTACGGCGTGCCCGCGTTGCCCACCCCGTGCTGCGCGGTGCCCGTCTTGCCGCCCACCACGGCGCCCGGGATCGCCGCGTTGCGGCCGGTGCCGTAGCTCACCACGTCGCACATCAGCTCCCGCAGCCGCTCCGCCGTCGTCGCCCGCATCACCTGCCGCACCGGCCGCGACCCGGCCGCCGACACCGTCGCCCCGCCGCTGCGCGTGGTCCGCTCCACGAGATACGGCACCCGCACCTGGCCGCCGTTCGCGACCGCCGCCGCCACCATCGCCATCTGCAACGGCGTGGCCCGCGTGTTGTACTGCCCGATGGACGACAGCGCGAGCTGCGCCCGGTCGGCGGGCGCGTCGAACGTGCTCGGCGCCACCGCGAAGGGCACCTTCAGATCCGGGTCGTCGAAACCGAAGCCCCGCGCCGCCTCCCGCATCCCCCGCGCGCCGACGTCCACGCCGAGCTTGGCGAACACCGTGTTGCACGACCAGGCGAAGGCGAAGCGCAGCGAGGCGTCCTCGCAGTCGTCGGCCTCGTTGACCAGCCGCGTGGTGCTGCCCGGCAGCCGGTAGGGGTCCGGCGAGTCGGTCGGCGCGTCCAGGTCCGTCACGACCCCCGAGTCCAGCGCCGCCGCCGCGGTCACCACCTTGAACGTCGAACCCGGCGGATACGTCTGCCGCACGGCCCGGTTGAGCATCGGCTGCTCCGGATCGTCGTTCAGCCGCGCCCAGGCCGCCTCGGTCGCGGGCCCGTTCCCGGACAGCTCCGCCGGGTCGTACGACGGGGTCGACACCAGCGCCAGGATCCGGCCCGTGGCCGGTTCCACCGCCGCCACCGCCCCCTTGCGCGCCCCCAGCCCCTCGAAGGCCGCCCGCTGCGCCGCCGCGTTCAGCGTCGTCACCACGTCGCCGCCCGCGGGCTGCCCGCGCGTGAAGTCGTTCCACAGCGGGAACCCCGCCAGCATCGGATCGGTCCCCGCCAGCACCCGGTCCTCGGAGCGCTCCAGATACGTGGTGCCGTACAGCTGCGAGGCGAAGCCGGTGACCGGGGCGTACAACGGGCCGTCGGCGTACGTGCGTTCGTAGCGGAGCTGCTCGCCGGTGTCCCGGGAGCCGGTCACCGCCCGCCCGCCGACCAGGATGTCGCCGCGCGGCTGCTGGTAACGGGCGATGGCCGGGCGGCGGTTGGCCGGGTTGCCGCCGTAGGACCGGCCCTGGAGCACCTGGAGCCAGGCCGTGTTCACCAGCAGTGCCACCAGCAGGACCAGGCAGAAGACGGCGGCGTGCCGGATGTGCCGGGTCACCGCGGGCCTCCCCGCCCGGACCGGTCGCGGACCACGGTGAGGCCGCCGCCCCTCCGACCGCCCCGCGCACGGCGGGCGGGGGCGGGCCGTCGGCTGGGCCGGGGGCGGCTCGTGGTGGTGGACGCAGGGTCTGTCCGGGGGCGGCTCGCGGCGGGGGCCGGCCGGGTCGGTCGGGTGCCGGTCATGGGGCCACCGTCCCGTCGTACTGGCGCCGGGCCACGTGGCTGACGCGGATCAGGAGGGCCACGATCGCCCAGTTGGTGACCACCGAGGAGCCGCCCTGGGCCAGGAAGGGCATCGCCATGCCGGTCAGCGGGATCAGGCCGGTCACCCCGCCCGCGATCACGAACACCTGGAGCGCCACGATCGAGGCGAGCCCCACCGCCAGCAGCCGCCCGAAGGGGTCGCGCAGGGCGAGGCCGGCCCGGTAGCCGCGCTCGACGAGCAGGGCGTACAGCAGGAAGACCGCGGACAGCCCGGCCAGGCCCAGTTCCTCCCCGGCGGTGGCCAGGATGAAGTCCGACTTGGCCGCGAAGCCGACCAGGATCGAGTGGCCGAGCCCGAGGCCGGTGCCGAGCACCCCGCCCGCCGCGAACGAGAACAGCGACTGGGCGACCTGGCCGGGGCCCCGCCCCGCCTCGATCGTCGCGAACGGGTGCAGCCACTCCGCGACCCGGCTGTGCACATGCGGCTCCAGCCAGCCGACGGCGAACGCCCCGGCCGTGGCGAGCAGCAGCCCGAGCGCGATCCAGCCGGTGCGGCCGGTGGCGATGTACAGCATCACCACGAACAGCCCGAAGAACAGCAGCGAGGTCCCCAGGTCCCGCTCCAGCACCAGCACCCCGACGCTCAGCAGCCAGATCGCGACCACCGGCCCGAGCACCCGCCCGGTGGGCAGCTGCACCCGCCACACCCGGCGGCCGGTATAGGCCAGCGCGCTGCGGTTGGCGGCGAGGTACGCGGCGAAGAACACCGCGAGCAGCACCTTGGCGAACTCGCCCGGCTGGAAGGAGAACCCGCCGAAGCGGATCCAGATGCGGGCGCCGTTCACCGCCGGGAAGAGGATGGGCAGCGTGAGCAGCCCGAGCGCGGCCACCACGCAGACGTACGCGTACCGCTGGAGCCAGCGGTGGTCGCGCAGCACGAACACGACCAGGGTGAACAGCGCCACGCCCAGCGTCGACCACACCAGTTGCACCGGCGCCGCCCGCTCGCCCGGCGTCTCCAGGTCCAGCCGGTAGATCAGCACCAGGCCGAGCCCGTTCAGCAGCACACCGATGGGCAGCAGCAGCGGGTCGGCGTACGGCGCCCGCAGCCGCACCGCGCCGTGCGCGAGCAGCGCCAGCACGCCGAGCCCGGCGCCGTAACCGGCGGCGCCGGGCGGGATCGTGCCGTGCCTGGCCAGGCCGACGGCGCAGTAGCCGTACACGGACAGCAGGACGGCGAGGACGATCAGGGCGAGTTCGACACCGCGCCGTCGGGGCAGGCGCGGCGCGCCCGGCGCGGACGGGTCCGCCGCCGCGGTGGCTCCCGTGGTTCCGGCGGTTCCCGTGGTTCCGGTGGTCCCGGTCATTCCGGCCTCGGTCATGCCGGGAATCTACCGAAAAGATGCATATCGGACGTCGTGCGGGTCAGCACCAGCGTGGCGCGGGCCCGACGTTGTCGATGTAGCGGGCCGAACCCCAGGCCCAGGTGCCGTCCGCGAGGAGGTACCACAGGTGGTTGCCGTCCACGTTCGCGCCGTTCGTCTTGCAGTAGATCCAGACCGTCTCGCCCTGGCGGGCCACCCGGAGGACCTGGCTGCCCCGGTCCGGCCGCGAGCGCAGCGCGAGCCCGCCCCGGGCGGTGACCCGGCCCCGGTAGAAGCGGGTGGCGCTGTCCGGCGTGCCGCTCTGCGCGGGGGGCGTGGCGGCGGGCGAGGCGCTGGATGTGGGGGAGGCCGCGGGTGCGGGCGAGGTGGTGGACGTGGGTGAGGCGGCCGGTGCGGGGGCGGTGGCGGCCGCGGGGCCGGGGGTGCCCGCCGGGGTGGCGCGGCCGTCCTCGTCCGCGACGGCGGGCGCGACGGCGGCGGCCAGCAGCACACCGGCGGCGGCCGTCACGGCGAGCCGGGCGAGCGCGGTGCGCGGGGAGCGCGGGGAGCGGGGCGAGTGGGGCGAGTGCGGGGAACGCGAGGACACGGACGACCTCCAGTGGGGCGGCGAAGTCCAGGAAAGCGGACTTGTCTGACTTGCCGTCACCTTAGGAGCGCATCGGCCGGGGTCGTCCCGCCACGCTGCGGAGGCGGGGAGGACGTCACCTGAAATGCCGTCAGGCGGGGTCGCCCGGCGCTTCCGTGCCTGCTTCCGGCCCTCCGGCCGCCGCCGGGGCCCCGGGGACCTCCGGCGGGCTCTGCGGCAGCGTCAGGGTCGCCACCGCCCCGCCGTCCGCCGCGTCGGCGAACTCCAGCCGGGCGCCCAGCACCTCCGCCTGGCCGCGCGCGATCGTCAGCCCGAGCCCGTGCCCCGTCGCGCCGCCCTCGGTGCGGAACCGCTGCGGCCCGTGCTCCAGCAGATACGCGGGGAAGCCGTCGCCGTGGTCGCGCACGGTCACCACCGGACCGTCCACGGTCAGCACCACCGGCGGCCGGCCGTGCCGGTGCGCGTTGGCCACCAGATTGCCCAGCACCCGTTCCAGCCGCCGCCGGTCCGTCTCCACGTACACGTCCCGTACGACCCTGACCCGCGTGCCGTCCCCGGCCGCCGCGTCCGCCGCGCGCACCGCCCGCCGCGCCACCGTGCTCAGGTGCTCGGCGTCCAGGGCGGCCCGCTCCCGCCCGGTGTCGAGGCGGGAGATCTCCAGCAGGTCCTCGGTGAGCGTGCGCAGCGCCGCCACCCGGTCGCGCACCAGCTCCGTGGGGCGGCCCGGCGGCAGCAGCTCGGCCGCCGCGTGCAGCCCGGTCAGCGGAGTGCGCAGCTCGTGCGCCACGTCCGCGGTGAAGCGCTGCTCGGCCAGCAGCTTGCCCTGGAGCGAGGCGGCCATCGAGTCCAGCGCGGCGGCGACCGCGGCCACCTCGTCCTGCGGGCGCGAGCGGTCGCGGGTCAGCGGGTCGTTCACCCGCGCGTCCAGGTCGCCGGTGCTGATCCGGCGGGCCACCAGCGCCGTCGCGTGCAGGCGCCGGGTCACCCGGGTCACCGCGAACGCGCCCACCAGCAGCGTCGCCCCGATCGCCAGACCGGACGACCACAGGATGGCGTTGTCCAGACCGGCGATGGTGTGCGCCTGCTGCGAGTAGTCGACCTCGACGGCCAGCACCCGCCCGTGGTCGGCGGGGCCGGCCGCCCACATCGTGGGCCGCCCGTGGTGCCGTCCGACCACCGTGCCGCGCTGTCCGCTCGCGGCCAGCCGGCGCAGCGACGGCGGCAGCCCCTCGGGGTCGACGCCCGCGCCGGGCAGTGGGGTGTCCCCGGACTCGAACGCGCTCGTGGCGTCCTTCAGCCGGGTCAGCGCCAGCTCACGGGCCTGGCCGACGGTCTGGTCGGTCACCGAGACATGCACGAGGATGCCGAGCAGCGCGGCGAGCGCGCAGCACATCACCGTGATGAAGGCCGCGGCCTTCGCGCCCAGCGACCCGGCCCACCGGGGCAGCGCCACCCTCATCGGCCGCTCTCGCCCGGCAGCGCGGACGGGGTGAGGCCGGGGGCCGGAGCCGGGGTCTCGGTGGGGGCGGGCCGGGGCACGGGCGACGGCGGGGCGGTGGGCGCCGGGGTGCGCGCCCGCGTCGGCTTGTGCGGCCCGGTGCGCAGGAACTCGTCCCGGGTGAACACCATCGCCCGCTGGTCCGCGTCCCAGGACCAGCTGGTGCGGTACTCGTACCCGGCGATCCCCGCGGGCGAGCGGATGATCACGGCCCGCCCGGCCAGTTCCACGCCGATCACCGCGTCGTCGTTGGCGAACACCTGGACGAGCCGGTGCCCCTCGAAGGTGTAGACGCGCACGGCCGTCTGGTTGGTGGGGTAGAGGCGGAAGCCCAGCGTCAGGTCGTCGCGTCCGTCACCGGTCAGGTCGCGGTAGTACGGCCGCAGCACGGGGCAGTCGCCGTGGCCGGGCCCCGCCCCGCACGCGGCCAGCCGGGCGCCGGTGTCCCGGTACGGGGCCTTGGCGCCCTTGTAGTCGCTCGGATGCGCGGCGATCTCGGCGCGTACGACGGCCACCGGGTCGACCTCGCGGATGTCGTCGCCGGGGGCGGTGATCCCCTTGACCGTCTCGATCTGCACCTCGTCGTACGGCCAGGCGGGGCTGGCGGCCGGGCGCAGCGAGGGCCACAGCCGGGCCGGGCTGACGGCGGTCTCGGTGCTGCCAGCGGCCCGCAGTCCGCCCGCGTCGCCGCAGCCCGCCGCCGTGGCCAGCAGCAGGGCGACGACGGCGGTGACGCGGGCGGGACGCTTGCGGAACACTGTTCTCCGAAGGGGACGGGGGTCGGGGCGGCGCCGGGACGGTGGCCCGCCCGGAGACGGGACCCGCGCCTCCGGGCCTCGTCCACCATATTCGTATTATTCGTACGGACGTCCTTTTTGCGGAGCGGACGGTCCCTGGGTCTGCTCGGCCTGCTCGGCCTGCTCCGCTTTGCGGGGCGGGCGGCTACTCGGCCGGTTCCCCCAGTTCCTCCAGCAGCCGGACCGTCGCCAGCCCCGCCCGCAGATAGTCGGCGAACAGCTCGTTGTGCAGCGCCCACGGCGAGCGGCGGGCGCGGATCAGCCCGATCGCCTCGTCTGCCCCGCTGCCCCGGAGCATCAGCGCGTGCCCGACGACCAGGCCCGAGCGGTTGTACCCGGACCAGCAGCGCACCAGGACCCGCCGGCCCTCGTCCAGCGCGGCGCAGGCGGCCTCGGCGAGCCGCATCACCCCGGCCAGCTGCGTGGCGTCCAGCGGTCCGTCCGGGATCGGCCACACCTGGTGGGGGACCCCGGTCCCCGGACCGTGGCCGGGCAGCCTGAGCAGCGTCTGCACCAGGTCGAACTCGTCGCGCACGACGACCGGAGCCGACCGCCCTGAGTCGTCCCGCACCTCGTGTCCGCCCATCCACAGGCCGGGCACGATCTCGTTCCACGGGCTCTCCGGAGCCGGCACCAAGGGTTGTGTTCCACCGGTCGGCAACGGCGCACCTCCCCAACTCCCCGCCCACGGCTCCTCAAAGGTAGCCGCGTTCTTGCCCCGGGAGCACCCCGCCTGTTCCCATGGTCGTAGGGGTGATGGTGGATGAGCGCACCACGTCGAGAGCCCGGACAGCCCGGACAGCCCGGAGAGCCCGAACGGATCGGACAGCCCGGACAACCCGGCGGGAGCGGCCCGGAGCGCCTGCGGGTCGTACCGGGCGGCCGTCACGAGCCGGACCGGCTCCACGTCTGCGCGGGCGACGGCCGTACCGCAGCCTGGTACGACCGGGACGCGGCCCGGGTGCACCTCCTGGCCGAGGACGCCCGGGAGGACGTGCTGGAGGCGCTCGGCCCCTTCCTCGCCGGGCCGGTCGCGGTGGGTCCGCCGTCCGTCCCCACCCGCGCCGACCTGGCCCGGCTGAGCCTGCACCCCGACGACGACCTGGCACCCAACCGCCCCGGCGAGGCCCTGCTCGTCGCCCTCGAACGGGACCCGGCCCCCGCCCACCGCCTGCGCGCCGACCCGCGCCGCCGGGCGCTCGCGGCGGAGCGCGCGGCGGGCGAGGCGCTGGACCGGCTGGAGGGCGCCGGCTGGCGTGTCCTGCACTCCGTGCCGCTGCCCGGCGGCGACCGCATCCACCATCTGGCGATCGGCCCCGGCGGGCTGTTCGCCGTGCACAGCGTGTACGCCCGCAAGCAGCGCGTCCGGGTGGCCGACCCGGCGGTCGCGCTGGGCCGCCACGAGCCGCAGCCCCTGATCCGGCGCGTCCGCGCCGCCGCGGACCGGGCCTCCTTCGCCCTCACCGCCGAGGTGCACCCGCTGCTGGCCCTGGCCGCCCCCGCCGTCCTCAGGATCACCGCCCCGCCGCGCGGGGTGCGCGTGCTGCGGGACGCGGACCTGGAGAGCCTGGCCCGCCTGGGCGGCGTCCTGAAACCGGCGGACGTGGAGGCCCTGCACGCGATGGCCCGGGACCGCGCCACGTGGACCCGGGTCTGATCCGGGTCTGATCCGGGTCTGATCCGGGCCCGAACGGCGCTTGCCGGGGCTACGGCACCGCGTGCGCCCGCGCCGGATCCAGCAGCGGGGCCAGCAGGTCCCCGTGGTGGCGGACCCGGTCCGCGATGTCCCCGGCCTCGAAGCGGAGCTGCCGGGGCGCCCGGCACCCGGCGACCTCCTCCCAGGTCACCGGGGTGGAGACGGTGGGATGCGCCCGCGCGCGCAGGGTGTAGGGCGCGGCGGTCGTCTTGCGTGCCGCGTTCTGGCTCCAGTCGACGAAGACCTTGCCCGGCCGCAGCTTGCGCGTCATGCGGTGCAGCACCAGATGCGGCATCGCCCGCTCCGCCTCCACGGCCAGCTCCTTGGCGTACGCGGAGGTCCGCTCGCCGGAGGCGCCGCGCACGGCGGCCAGCAGGTGCAGCCCCTTGGACCCGGAGGTCTTCGCGTACGCCTCGATCCCGTCCGCGGCCAGCCGCTCGCGCAGCCAGAGCGCCACCTCGCAGCAGTCGGCCACGGTCGCGGGCGGCCCCGGATCGAGGTCGAACACGATCCGGTCCGCCTCCTCCGGGGCCCCGGCCCGCCACTGCGGGGTGTGGAACTCCGTCACCAGGTTGGCGGCCCACATCAGGCTCGGCAGATCCTGCACGAGCACCATCCGGGCCGGTCCCGCCGTGCGCGGCACCTCGGCCGTCGTCACCCACTCGGGCGTACCGGGCGGCACGTTCTTGGTGAAGAAGACCTGGCCGTCGGGGCCGTCCGGATACCGCAGGAAGGACACCGGCCGGTCCCGCAGATGGGGGAGCAGCACCTCGGCGACGGTCGCGTAGTAGTGCAGCACCTCGCCCTTGGTGAACCCGGTCGCGGGATACAGCACCTTGTCCAGATTGCTGAGCGCGAGCCGGCGGCCCTCCACGTCCGTGATCGGCGCCATACGATAAGAAAAGCATGTACTTCAGATGAAACCGAACACATCCGGCCCGGAAGGTGCTGCACGTGCGATCCATCTGGAACGGCGCCATCTCGTTCGGCCTGGTCAGCATCCCGATCAAGCTGGTGAACGCCACCGAGAACCACACCATCTCCTTCCGCCAGATCCACACGGAGGACGGCGGCCGGATCCGCTACCGCAAGGTGTGCGAACTGGAGGACCGCGAGGTCGGCCAGGGGGAGATCGGCAAGGGGTACGAGGACGCGGACGGCAGCATCATCCCGATCACCGACGAGGACCTGGCCCATCTGCCGCTGCCGACCGCGCGGACGATCGACATCGTGGCGTTCGTCCCGGCCGACCGGATCGACCCGCTCCGGCTGGAGCACTCCTACTACCTGGCGGCGGGCGGGGCCCCGGCCGCCAAGCCGTACACGCTGCTGCGCGAGGCGCTCAAGCGCAGCAAGCGGGTGGCCGTCGCGAAGTTCGCGCTGCGCGGGCGCGAGCGGCTGGGCATGCTGCGGGTGGTGGACGACGTCATCGTCATGCACGGCCTGCTCTGGCCGGACGAGATCCGCGCCCCGCAGGGCGTGGCCCCGGAGACCGACGTCACCGTCCGGGACAAGGAACTGGACCTCGCGGACGCGCTGATGGACACCCTCGGCGAGGTCGACCTGGAGGACCTGCACGACGAGTACCGCGAGGCGCTGGAGGAGGTCGTCGCGGCGAAGGCGGCCGGCGAGGCGCCGCCCGAGACCCCCGGACCGGCCCCCGGCGGCAAGGTGCTCGACCTGATGGCCGCCCTGGAGAACAGCGTGCGGGCGGCCAAGCGGTCCCGGGGCGAGGAAGCGGGGGAGGACGCGGAGGAGGAGGCCGCGGACGGGGGCGGCCAGGAGGCGGAGGCCGAGGTCACGCACCTCCCCCGGCGCAAGAGCACCCGCGGCGCCCCGAAGAAGGCGGCGGCCGGGAAGGCGTCCGGGTCGCGTACCGGGAAGTCCGCGTCCCCGGCGAAGAAGACGGCTTCCGGCGGGAAGAAGACGGCCGCCAAGACCGCGTCCGGAGCGAAGGCGGGACGGTCGGACACCAAGGCGGGCCAGGCGAAGAAGACGGCGTCCTCCGCCGGGACGGCCGCCAAGAAGAGCCCGGCGAAGAAGACGGCGGCCCGCAAGCGCACGGCCTAGCGCACCGCCGTCTCCCGCTGCCTCCTGCCCGCTCACGCGCACACGCGCTCATGCGCTCCGGGGAAGGCGCCGCAGCGCCAGTACGGCGTTGTGGCCGCCGAACCCGAACGAGTTGCTGAGCACGAGGTCGCCGCGCTCCGGCAGGGCGCGCGGGGCCCCGGTCACCACGTCGAGGTCGATCTCCTCGTCCAGCCGGGCGCAGCCCACGGTGGGCGGCACGACCCCGTTGTGCAGGGTGAGCACCGCGGCGACGGCCTCGACCCCGCCCGCGGCACCCTGGAGGTGCCCGAGGTGTCCCTTGAGCGCGGTGACCGGCACCTCGCCGCCGCCCGCTCCGAGCACCGCCCGCAGTGCCCCGGCCTCGGCGAGGTCGCCCTCGGCGGTGGCGGTGGCGTGGGCGTTGACATGGACGACGTCGACGAGGTGCGCGCCGGCGTCCCGGACGGCCCGGCGCAGCGCGAGGGCGACGCCGCTGCCCGAGGGGTCGGGCGCGGCCATGTGGTGGGCGTCGGCGGAGAGTCCCCAGCCGGCGGCCTCGCAGTAGATCCGGGCGCCCCGGGCGCGGGCGTGCTCCTCCGCCTCCAGGACCAGGATCCCGGCGCCCTCGCCGTTGACGAACCCGGCCCGGTCCGCGGCGAACGGCCGCGAGGGCGAGGTCCCGTCCTCCAGGCCCA
The sequence above is drawn from the Streptomyces sp. SAT1 genome and encodes:
- a CDS encoding nuclease-related domain-containing protein, giving the protein MSAPRREPGQPGQPGEPERIGQPGQPGGSGPERLRVVPGGRHEPDRLHVCAGDGRTAAWYDRDAARVHLLAEDAREDVLEALGPFLAGPVAVGPPSVPTRADLARLSLHPDDDLAPNRPGEALLVALERDPAPAHRLRADPRRRALAAERAAGEALDRLEGAGWRVLHSVPLPGGDRIHHLAIGPGGLFAVHSVYARKQRVRVADPAVALGRHEPQPLIRRVRAAADRASFALTAEVHPLLALAAPAVLRITAPPRGVRVLRDADLESLARLGGVLKPADVEALHAMARDRATWTRV
- the ligD gene encoding non-homologous end-joining DNA ligase is translated as MAPITDVEGRRLALSNLDKVLYPATGFTKGEVLHYYATVAEVLLPHLRDRPVSFLRYPDGPDGQVFFTKNVPPGTPEWVTTAEVPRTAGPARMVLVQDLPSLMWAANLVTEFHTPQWRAGAPEEADRIVFDLDPGPPATVADCCEVALWLRERLAADGIEAYAKTSGSKGLHLLAAVRGASGERTSAYAKELAVEAERAMPHLVLHRMTRKLRPGKVFVDWSQNAARKTTAAPYTLRARAHPTVSTPVTWEEVAGCRAPRQLRFEAGDIADRVRHHGDLLAPLLDPARAHAVP
- a CDS encoding penicillin-binding transpeptidase domain-containing protein — its product is MTRHIRHAAVFCLVLLVALLVNTAWLQVLQGRSYGGNPANRRPAIARYQQPRGDILVGGRAVTGSRDTGEQLRYERTYADGPLYAPVTGFASQLYGTTYLERSEDRVLAGTDPMLAGFPLWNDFTRGQPAGGDVVTTLNAAAQRAAFEGLGARKGAVAAVEPATGRILALVSTPSYDPAELSGNGPATEAAWARLNDDPEQPMLNRAVRQTYPPGSTFKVVTAAAALDSGVVTDLDAPTDSPDPYRLPGSTTRLVNEADDCEDASLRFAFAWSCNTVFAKLGVDVGARGMREAARGFGFDDPDLKVPFAVAPSTFDAPADRAQLALSSIGQYNTRATPLQMAMVAAAVANGGQVRVPYLVERTTRSGGATVSAAGSRPVRQVMRATTAERLRELMCDVVSYGTGRNAAIPGAVVGGKTGTAQHGVGNAGTPYAWFVSWAQGAEDLDPRVAVAVVVEDASARRGDISGGGTAAPIAKAVMEAVLRTPAAPES
- a CDS encoding protein-tyrosine phosphatase family protein, translated to MPAPESPWNEIVPGLWMGGHEVRDDSGRSAPVVVRDEFDLVQTLLRLPGHGPGTGVPHQVWPIPDGPLDATQLAGVMRLAEAACAALDEGRRVLVRCWSGYNRSGLVVGHALMLRGSGADEAIGLIRARRSPWALHNELFADYLRAGLATVRLLEELGEPAE
- a CDS encoding SH3 domain-containing protein, yielding MSSRSPHSPHSPRSPRSPRTALARLAVTAAAGVLLAAAVAPAVADEDGRATPAGTPGPAAATAPAPAASPTSTTSPAPAASPTSSASPAATPPAQSGTPDSATRFYRGRVTARGGLALRSRPDRGSQVLRVARQGETVWIYCKTNGANVDGNHLWYLLADGTWAWGSARYIDNVGPAPRWC
- the ku gene encoding non-homologous end joining protein Ku, whose amino-acid sequence is MRSIWNGAISFGLVSIPIKLVNATENHTISFRQIHTEDGGRIRYRKVCELEDREVGQGEIGKGYEDADGSIIPITDEDLAHLPLPTARTIDIVAFVPADRIDPLRLEHSYYLAAGGAPAAKPYTLLREALKRSKRVAVAKFALRGRERLGMLRVVDDVIVMHGLLWPDEIRAPQGVAPETDVTVRDKELDLADALMDTLGEVDLEDLHDEYREALEEVVAAKAAGEAPPETPGPAPGGKVLDLMAALENSVRAAKRSRGEEAGEDAEEEAADGGGQEAEAEVTHLPRRKSTRGAPKKAAAGKASGSRTGKSASPAKKTASGGKKTAAKTASGAKAGRSDTKAGQAKKTASSAGTAAKKSPAKKTAARKRTA
- a CDS encoding FtsW/RodA/SpoVE family cell cycle protein is translated as MTGTTGTTGTAGTTGATAAADPSAPGAPRLPRRRGVELALIVLAVLLSVYGYCAVGLARHGTIPPGAAGYGAGLGVLALLAHGAVRLRAPYADPLLLPIGVLLNGLGLVLIYRLDLETPGERAAPVQLVWSTLGVALFTLVVFVLRDHRWLQRYAYVCVVAALGLLTLPILFPAVNGARIWIRFGGFSFQPGEFAKVLLAVFFAAYLAANRSALAYTGRRVWRVQLPTGRVLGPVVAIWLLSVGVLVLERDLGTSLLFFGLFVVMLYIATGRTGWIALGLLLATAGAFAVGWLEPHVHSRVAEWLHPFATIEAGRGPGQVAQSLFSFAAGGVLGTGLGLGHSILVGFAAKSDFILATAGEELGLAGLSAVFLLYALLVERGYRAGLALRDPFGRLLAVGLASIVALQVFVIAGGVTGLIPLTGMAMPFLAQGGSSVVTNWAIVALLIRVSHVARRQYDGTVAP
- a CDS encoding sensor histidine kinase gives rise to the protein MRVALPRWAGSLGAKAAAFITVMCCALAALLGILVHVSVTDQTVGQARELALTRLKDATSAFESGDTPLPGAGVDPEGLPPSLRRLAASGQRGTVVGRHHGRPTMWAAGPADHGRVLAVEVDYSQQAHTIAGLDNAILWSSGLAIGATLLVGAFAVTRVTRRLHATALVARRISTGDLDARVNDPLTRDRSRPQDEVAAVAAALDSMAASLQGKLLAEQRFTADVAHELRTPLTGLHAAAELLPPGRPTELVRDRVAALRTLTEDLLEISRLDTGRERAALDAEHLSTVARRAVRAADAAAGDGTRVRVVRDVYVETDRRRLERVLGNLVANAHRHGRPPVVLTVDGPVVTVRDHGDGFPAYLLEHGPQRFRTEGGATGHGLGLTIARGQAEVLGARLEFADAADGGAVATLTLPQSPPEVPGAPAAAGGPEAGTEAPGDPA